One genomic segment of Candidatus Aegiribacteria sp. includes these proteins:
- the murD gene encoding UDP-N-acetylmuramoyl-L-alanine--D-glutamate ligase — translation MGYWTDGGRNAGVLGLGLSGRAAAALLKRRGFSVTGLDDRSDVEPCAACDRIITGDRIINSLESLDGLVISPGVSPESEIPSKASEMGLPVIGEIELAFRHTEIPVIAVTGSNGKTTTVEWLGYTLRKAGVKACVAGNMGYPFSTAVLENNDAEYFVLEVSSYQLQTIEIFRPFAATILNVTPDHLQRHGDIESYRNAKTGIFMNQHDTDVLVLNRDDPGSVPLAGRTMGLEWFFGIGKRVRDGAFIEGNSLFLASSSAERFVMDIRKISLPGAHNLANALAVACLAKKAGLEAGEMIEGLATFPGVPHRLESVRNINGVEFVNDSKSTNPDSLLVALKSFDNPIILIAGGQVKKADYSGLGQLIRDRVNVLILIGEAAAEFEETWAGLTEVFVEGVMEKAIARATIVADEGDVVLLSPGCASFDQYRNFEERGEHFRDLVEGLSET, via the coding sequence GACGGTGGTCGAAATGCGGGAGTACTCGGTCTCGGACTGAGCGGCAGAGCCGCTGCAGCACTCCTGAAAAGAAGAGGATTTTCCGTCACCGGACTCGATGATCGATCAGATGTCGAACCCTGTGCAGCCTGCGACAGAATAATCACCGGAGACAGGATAATCAACAGCCTTGAATCACTTGACGGGCTTGTTATCAGTCCTGGTGTCAGTCCTGAATCAGAAATTCCCTCCAAGGCCAGCGAGATGGGGCTGCCGGTAATCGGTGAGATTGAACTCGCCTTTCGTCATACTGAGATCCCGGTAATCGCAGTTACCGGTTCAAACGGGAAAACGACCACCGTTGAATGGCTTGGTTACACTCTCCGCAAGGCTGGAGTCAAAGCCTGTGTTGCAGGGAATATGGGATATCCCTTCAGTACTGCTGTTCTGGAAAATAACGATGCCGAGTATTTCGTGCTTGAAGTCAGCAGTTACCAGTTACAGACTATCGAGATATTCCGTCCGTTCGCCGCAACGATACTCAATGTTACTCCCGATCATCTTCAGCGCCATGGTGATATTGAAAGTTACAGGAATGCAAAGACCGGGATTTTCATGAATCAACATGATACTGATGTCCTTGTACTTAACAGAGATGATCCGGGTTCGGTACCGCTTGCCGGCAGGACGATGGGTCTGGAGTGGTTCTTCGGAATTGGTAAAAGAGTTCGAGACGGAGCTTTCATTGAAGGTAATTCACTCTTCCTTGCAAGTTCCAGTGCAGAACGGTTTGTAATGGATATCAGAAAGATATCTCTGCCTGGCGCCCATAACCTTGCTAATGCGCTTGCTGTTGCATGTCTGGCGAAGAAAGCAGGATTGGAAGCAGGGGAGATGATTGAAGGTTTGGCTACTTTTCCAGGAGTACCTCATAGATTAGAAAGTGTAAGAAATATAAATGGTGTCGAATTTGTGAATGACTCCAAATCTACCAATCCTGATTCGCTCCTGGTCGCATTGAAGAGTTTTGATAATCCAATAATTCTCATAGCAGGTGGTCAGGTTAAGAAGGCCGACTACAGTGGCCTTGGACAGCTTATCAGAGATCGCGTTAATGTTCTGATACTCATTGGAGAGGCAGCTGCTGAATTCGAGGAAACGTGGGCTGGCTTAACCGAAGTATTCGTTGAGGGAGTTATGGAAAAGGCAATTGCCAGAGCGACAATTGTTGCAGACGAAGGTGATGTTGTGCTTCTTTCACCAGGCTGTGCCAGTTTTGATCAGTACAGGAATTTTGAGGAGCGTGGAGAGCATTTCAGAGATCTTGTGGAGGGCTTGAGTGAAACATGA